From a single Candidatus Brevundimonas phytovorans genomic region:
- a CDS encoding alpha/beta hydrolase, which translates to MPEVILPGASGRIEGRYSPGKRPNAPIALILHPHPKAGGHMNNPVAVTLHQLFVQRGFATLRYNSRGVGKSQGEFDSGIGELADAATALDWLQANNPAATQTWVAGYQFGAYIGMQLLMRRPETDGFISVSPPSNMYDFSFLAPCPASGLFLHGTADTVVPPVEVERVVNKLRTQKGIVIDYELEEGASHFWQDHIGAVERRVGAYLDKRLEEKPA; encoded by the coding sequence ATGCCTGAAGTCATTCTTCCCGGCGCCTCGGGCCGCATCGAAGGCCGCTATTCGCCCGGCAAGCGCCCGAACGCGCCGATCGCCCTGATCCTGCATCCGCACCCCAAGGCGGGCGGGCACATGAACAACCCGGTGGCTGTGACCCTGCACCAGCTGTTCGTCCAGCGTGGCTTCGCCACCCTGCGCTACAACTCGCGCGGCGTCGGCAAGTCCCAGGGCGAGTTCGACAGCGGCATCGGTGAACTGGCCGACGCGGCCACCGCTTTGGACTGGTTGCAGGCCAACAACCCCGCCGCCACCCAGACCTGGGTCGCCGGTTATCAGTTTGGCGCCTATATCGGCATGCAACTGCTGATGCGCCGCCCTGAGACGGACGGCTTCATCTCGGTGTCGCCGCCCTCGAACATGTACGACTTCAGCTTCCTGGCCCCCTGCCCGGCGTCTGGCCTCTTCCTGCACGGCACCGCCGACACCGTGGTGCCGCCGGTCGAGGTCGAGCGCGTGGTCAACAAGCTGCGCACGCAGAAAGGCATCGTCATCGACTACGAACTGGAAGAAGGCGCGAGCCACTTCTGGCAGGACCATATCGGTGCGGTCGAGCGTCGCGTCGGCGCCTATCTGGACAAGCGTCTGGAAGAAAAACCAGCCTGA
- a CDS encoding TerC family protein, giving the protein MEFLAVEWMGKPAWMWAGFLVVVVALLVFDLGVLHRKAHEIGVRESLLLSAFYIGVALLFGVWVWVRLGADSGLDYLTGFAIEKSLAMDNVFVIAMIFSAFGIPRLHQHRVLFWGVLGVIVLRAVMIAAGSALVSRYEWALYVFAVFLIFTGGRMIATSPKEEAETGQGVVRWLRRRMPVTDELHGARFFVRESNAVGRMVWHATPLFLALVTIEFADVIFAVDSVPAIFAITTDPYIVYTSNIFAILGLRALYFALAAVIHRFAYLKQALAILLVFIGGKVIAAPLMGLEKFPPAISLCVTAAILAAGILWSVWKTRAETRADT; this is encoded by the coding sequence ATGGAATTCTTGGCGGTCGAATGGATGGGCAAGCCCGCGTGGATGTGGGCCGGCTTTCTGGTGGTCGTGGTCGCCCTGCTGGTGTTCGACCTGGGCGTCCTGCACCGCAAGGCGCACGAGATCGGCGTGCGCGAAAGCCTGCTGCTGTCGGCCTTCTATATCGGGGTCGCCCTGCTGTTCGGGGTCTGGGTCTGGGTGCGGCTGGGGGCGGACAGCGGGCTGGACTACCTGACAGGCTTCGCCATCGAAAAAAGCCTGGCGATGGACAATGTCTTCGTGATCGCCATGATTTTCAGCGCCTTCGGCATTCCGCGCCTGCACCAGCACCGTGTCCTGTTCTGGGGCGTGCTGGGCGTCATTGTCCTGAGGGCGGTGATGATCGCAGCGGGCTCGGCCCTGGTCAGCCGCTATGAGTGGGCGCTCTATGTCTTTGCCGTCTTCCTGATCTTTACCGGCGGCCGGATGATCGCCACCAGCCCCAAGGAGGAGGCCGAGACAGGCCAGGGCGTGGTCAGATGGCTGAGGCGGCGTATGCCTGTGACAGACGAACTGCACGGCGCCCGGTTCTTCGTCCGCGAAAGCAATGCGGTCGGGCGGATGGTCTGGCACGCCACGCCGCTGTTTCTGGCCCTGGTGACGATCGAGTTCGCCGACGTGATCTTCGCGGTGGACTCGGTGCCGGCGATCTTCGCCATCACGACGGACCCCTACATCGTCTACACGTCCAATATCTTCGCCATTCTGGGTTTGAGGGCGCTCTATTTCGCGCTGGCGGCGGTAATCCACCGCTTCGCCTATCTGAAGCAGGCGCTGGCGATCCTGCTGGTCTTTATCGGGGGGAAGGTCATCGCCGCGCCGCTGATGGGGCTGGAGAAGTTTCCGCCGGCGATCTCGCTCTGCGTGACGGCCGCCATCCTGGCCGCAGGTATTCTGTGGTCGGTATGGAAGACCCGGGCCGAAACCCGGGCCGACACATAA
- a CDS encoding Rrf2 family transcriptional regulator produces the protein MRLSTKGRYAVMAMADLARNGADRAVSLAEIATRQEISLSYLEQLFARLRKSGLVKSVRGPGGGYRLAREACETAVAEIVLAVDEPIRATRCVGAGSPKGCMIKGERCITHHLWEDLGQEIHRYLASVSLEDVIQNRTGQARLGAAPAAASMEAAA, from the coding sequence ATGCGCCTGTCGACAAAGGGACGATACGCCGTGATGGCGATGGCCGATCTGGCGCGCAATGGCGCGGACCGGGCGGTGTCGCTGGCCGAGATCGCGACACGTCAGGAAATCTCCCTCAGCTATCTGGAACAGCTGTTTGCGCGGCTGCGTAAAAGCGGTCTGGTCAAGAGCGTGCGCGGTCCCGGCGGCGGCTATCGGCTGGCGCGGGAGGCCTGCGAGACCGCCGTGGCCGAGATCGTTCTGGCCGTCGATGAACCGATCCGCGCCACGCGCTGCGTCGGCGCCGGATCGCCCAAGGGCTGCATGATCAAGGGCGAACGCTGCATCACCCACCACCTCTGGGAAGATCTGGGGCAGGAGATCCACCGCTATCTCGCCAGCGTCAGTCTGGAAGACGTGATCCAGAACCGCACCGGTCAGGCGCGGCTGGGGGCGGCCCCGGCGGCCGCGAGCATGGAGGCGGCGGCGTGA
- a CDS encoding cysteine desulfurase family protein yields the protein MSVYLDYNASGLVRPEVQEIMAKALADNGNPSAVHAAGRRARARVETARAQVAELVGADPTAVVFTSGGTESNAQAIVSALAAGCERLIVGATEHPCVAEAATASGAPVEVLPVDGNGVVDLAWLAEALARPGRAVVAIHHANNESGVIQPIAEAGALVRAAGGWLHVDAIQSAGKAPVDMRALDADSLTLSGHKLGGPQGVGALVLKEGVAAVRILHGAGQERGLRAGTENVPGITGFGLAADCAARDLDAAMAHVVWRDAAEARVKAAGATIIGGAVERLPNTLFMAVEGWDSPQQLITLDLVGVMVSAGSACSSGKVKPSKAISAMGLHHLATGGVRVSGGWGTTQGDWDRFAESWVTAWNKHQARLSERVKEVA from the coding sequence GTGAGCGTCTACCTCGATTACAACGCCTCGGGTCTGGTGCGTCCTGAGGTTCAGGAGATCATGGCCAAGGCCCTGGCTGACAATGGCAATCCCTCGGCGGTCCACGCCGCCGGGCGTCGGGCGCGGGCGCGGGTCGAGACGGCGCGGGCCCAGGTGGCGGAACTCGTCGGGGCTGACCCGACCGCCGTGGTCTTTACGTCCGGCGGCACGGAATCCAATGCTCAGGCCATCGTCAGCGCCCTGGCTGCAGGCTGCGAGCGGCTGATCGTCGGCGCGACCGAGCACCCTTGCGTGGCTGAGGCGGCGACGGCGTCCGGCGCGCCGGTCGAGGTGCTGCCGGTCGATGGCAACGGCGTGGTCGACCTGGCCTGGCTGGCCGAGGCGCTGGCGCGTCCGGGCCGGGCCGTGGTCGCCATCCATCATGCCAACAATGAAAGCGGCGTGATCCAGCCCATCGCCGAGGCGGGGGCTCTGGTCCGTGCTGCGGGCGGCTGGCTGCACGTCGACGCCATCCAGTCGGCGGGCAAGGCGCCGGTCGATATGCGGGCGCTGGACGCGGACAGCCTGACCCTGTCGGGGCACAAGCTGGGCGGGCCGCAGGGCGTGGGCGCTCTGGTGCTCAAGGAAGGCGTGGCCGCCGTGCGTATCCTGCACGGCGCGGGTCAGGAGCGCGGCCTGCGCGCCGGGACCGAGAACGTGCCGGGGATCACTGGCTTTGGCCTGGCGGCGGATTGCGCCGCGCGCGATCTGGACGCGGCCATGGCGCACGTCGTCTGGCGCGACGCGGCCGAGGCCAGGGTCAAGGCGGCGGGCGCGACCATCATTGGCGGGGCCGTCGAACGTCTGCCCAACACCCTGTTCATGGCCGTCGAGGGCTGGGACAGCCCGCAGCAGTTGATCACGCTCGATCTGGTCGGGGTCATGGTCTCGGCCGGCTCGGCCTGTTCGTCGGGCAAGGTCAAGCCGTCCAAGGCGATCAGCGCCATGGGCCTGCATCATCTGGCGACCGGGGGCGTGCGCGTCTCGGGCGGCTGGGGCACCACGCAAGGCGACTGGGACCGGTTCGCCGAGTCCTGGGTCACGGCCTGGAACAAGCATCAAGCGCGCCTGTCTGAGCGCGTGAAGGAAGTCGCGTAA
- a CDS encoding DMT family transporter, with translation MTTAATQRLWGVASGAAAGALWGLVFLAPKLAPEASPMMLTAGRYLAYGLIAALLIAPRWRRVTAALDFKAWRALAWLSLAGNIVYFVFLVVGVHFAGVGASALIVGMVPVVVALWGLKDKDSPPLTRVAPPIAAAALAVGLIGWESLSRGGGVGHDGVQTLIGLVCALAALLSWSAFAVGNSRWMGRLPEVSPHDWSLLTGVVTGGFALVLAAPAVLTMGVWSGEVWLRFMGVSLGVAIFASIIGNAFWNQASRLLPLTMLGQMIVSETLFAFLYGFLWEGRGPTLIEIVAMILMVVSVVWCVRAHRPAAVAAAEGDH, from the coding sequence GTGACCACGGCCGCGACGCAGCGTCTCTGGGGCGTCGCCAGCGGGGCGGCGGCCGGCGCACTGTGGGGTCTGGTGTTTCTGGCGCCCAAGCTGGCGCCCGAGGCCTCGCCCATGATGCTGACGGCGGGGCGCTATCTCGCCTATGGTCTGATCGCCGCCCTGCTGATCGCGCCGCGCTGGCGGCGGGTGACGGCGGCGCTGGATTTCAAGGCGTGGCGGGCGCTGGCCTGGCTGAGCCTGGCCGGAAATATCGTCTATTTCGTCTTTCTGGTGGTCGGCGTCCATTTCGCGGGGGTTGGGGCCTCGGCCCTGATCGTCGGCATGGTGCCGGTCGTGGTCGCCCTGTGGGGGCTGAAGGACAAGGATTCCCCGCCGCTGACGCGCGTGGCGCCGCCCATTGCGGCGGCGGCCCTGGCGGTCGGCCTGATCGGCTGGGAATCGCTGAGCCGGGGCGGGGGCGTGGGTCACGACGGGGTTCAGACCCTGATCGGTTTGGTCTGCGCGCTGGCGGCCCTGCTGTCGTGGTCGGCCTTTGCGGTCGGCAACAGCCGTTGGATGGGCCGGCTGCCTGAGGTTTCGCCGCATGACTGGTCGCTGCTGACCGGCGTGGTGACGGGCGGGTTCGCCCTGGTGCTGGCCGCGCCGGCGGTGCTGACCATGGGGGTCTGGTCGGGCGAGGTCTGGTTGCGGTTCATGGGTGTCAGCCTCGGCGTGGCGATCTTCGCGTCCATCATCGGCAACGCCTTCTGGAACCAGGCCAGCCGCCTGCTGCCCCTGACCATGCTGGGGCAGATGATCGTGTCGGAAACCCTGTTCGCCTTCCTCTACGGCTTTCTGTGGGAAGGTCGCGGCCCGACGCTGATCGAGATCGTGGCCATGATCCTGATGGTCGTCAGCGTCGTCTGGTGCGTGCGGGCGCACCGCCCGGCGGCGGTCGCGGCGGCGGAAGGCGATCACTAG